In Bacillus cytotoxicus NVH 391-98, the following are encoded in one genomic region:
- a CDS encoding putative 2-aminoethylphosphonate ABC transporter substrate-binding protein: protein MKKMFCKAVTAAMTFSLLMGCGAAKKEATADAKAKDDKLSGTLTVYTAIEEELVPTYLNSFKKKYPDVKLNIVRDSTGVITAKLLAEGKNTNADVVWGMAASSLLALDKKEMLKEYSPKGVDRVLPQFKDDKKPEKWVGNTAFMTGIAVNKEELKKKKLPMPASYEDLTKPEYKGTLVMPHPASSGTGFLTVSAWLQIMGEEKGWAYMKKLHENIATYTHSGSKPAKLAGAGEHPVGVSMIYSGLKEKQKGAPIEVVLPKEGLGWEVEANALIKKEDAKNEKLAKAFLDWAITDDVMKLYFEKNGFATIKNDYKLPDGFPKNVTDKLYRENDFKWVAENRDKILERWEKEFGQKAEAKK, encoded by the coding sequence GTGAAAAAAATGTTTTGTAAAGCGGTGACAGCGGCGATGACATTTTCTTTATTAATGGGCTGTGGAGCTGCAAAAAAAGAAGCCACTGCTGATGCGAAAGCAAAGGATGATAAATTGTCTGGGACATTAACTGTTTACACAGCGATTGAAGAAGAGCTTGTACCAACTTATCTTAACTCTTTTAAAAAAAAATATCCGGATGTGAAATTAAATATCGTTCGTGATTCAACGGGAGTTATTACAGCGAAATTGTTAGCAGAAGGAAAAAATACAAATGCGGATGTCGTATGGGGAATGGCAGCGTCTAGTCTTCTTGCTTTAGATAAGAAAGAAATGTTAAAAGAGTATTCTCCAAAAGGTGTAGATCGTGTTCTTCCTCAATTTAAAGATGATAAAAAGCCGGAGAAATGGGTTGGAAATACAGCTTTTATGACAGGCATTGCAGTGAATAAAGAGGAATTGAAAAAGAAAAAATTACCGATGCCAGCATCATACGAAGATTTAACAAAACCAGAATATAAAGGAACGCTTGTGATGCCGCACCCAGCTTCTTCAGGCACAGGATTTCTAACAGTGTCTGCATGGTTGCAAATCATGGGTGAAGAGAAGGGATGGGCTTACATGAAGAAACTTCATGAGAATATAGCAACTTATACGCATTCTGGTTCAAAACCGGCAAAATTAGCAGGTGCTGGGGAGCATCCTGTCGGTGTATCTATGATTTATAGCGGTTTGAAGGAGAAACAAAAAGGTGCTCCGATTGAAGTCGTTCTTCCAAAAGAAGGTCTAGGCTGGGAAGTAGAAGCAAATGCACTCATTAAGAAAGAGGACGCTAAAAATGAAAAGCTTGCCAAAGCCTTTTTAGACTGGGCCATTACAGATGATGTTATGAAATTATATTTTGAGAAAAATGGATTTGCAACAATTAAAAATGATTATAAACTTCCAGATGGTTTTCCAAAAAATGTGACCGATAAGTTGTATAGAGAGAATGATTTTAAATGGGTTGCTGAAAATCGAGATAAAATCTTAGAGCGCTGGGAAAAAGAGTTTGGACAAAAAGCAGAAGCGAAAAAGTAA